A part of Miscanthus floridulus cultivar M001 chromosome 6, ASM1932011v1, whole genome shotgun sequence genomic DNA contains:
- the LOC136457552 gene encoding DEAD-box ATP-dependent RNA helicase 39-like has protein sequence MAMAGAAAAGRCLLLSRPSPFRLRLLRAALSTAAPTLGPTSTPAPPPRHELLLERLRLRHLKDASSPGAPRPASRGAERSSQQGKRKRVEAAESFEELGLGEEVMAALGEMGISKPTEIQCVGVPAVLAGTSVVLGSHTGSGKTLAYLLPLVQLLRRDEAMLGMSMKPRRPRAVVLCPTRELTEQVYRVSKSISHHARFRSTMVSGGTRLRPQEDSLNMPVDMVVGTPGRILDHIKDGNMVYGDIKYLVLDEADTMFDQGFGPDIRKFLAPLKNRAAKPGDQGFQTVLVTATMTKAVQKLIDEEFEGIVHLRTSSFQKRVSTARHDFIKLSGAENKLEALLQVLEPSLAKGNKVMVFCNTLNSSRAVDHFLTENQISTVNYHGEVPAEERVENLNKFRNEEGDCPTLVCTDLAARGLDLDVDHVIMFDFPSNSIDYLHRTGRTARMGAKGKVTSIVAKKDVALATRIEEAMKKNESLEALTTNNVRRATSPQSVSTKGRPSRLVKTSNALKVVNQKGRRGIALSSKSSQTPKDTTSTRRRSPPKSQAKTTKSAAPRKAKPLKPSQSSTKVSKSKAKPERRKSKSDALNKLGTKLSVVGFRGRSSGKSAQSS, from the exons ATGGCGATGgccggcgccgccgcggccgGTCGCTGCCTCCTCCTCTCCCGCCCGTCCCCTTTCCGGCTCCGCCTCCTCCGGGCCGCCCTCTCCACCGCCGCCCCCACCCTCGGCCCGACCTCCACTCCCGCTCCCCCTCCGCGGCACGAACTCCTCCTCgagcgcctccgcctccgccacctCAAGGACGCCTCCTCCCCCGGCGCCCCGAGGCCCGCCTCGAGGGGCGCGGAGCGGAGCTCGCAGcaggggaagaggaagagggtCGAGGCCGCGGAGAGCTTCGAGGAGCTCGGCCTCGGGGAGGAGGTGATGGCCGCGCTCGGGGAGATGGGCATCTCCAAGCCCACGGAGATCCAGTGCGTTGGCGTCCCGGCGGTGCTGGCCGGTACCAGCGTCGTGCTCGGCTCTCACACTGGCTCCGGGAAGACGCTCGCCTACTTGCTCCCTCTTGTTCAG CTACTTAGGCGTGATGAAGCAATGCTGGGGATGTCAATGAAACCAAGGCGGCCAAGAGCAGTAGTTCTCTGCCCCACAAGGGAGCTAACAGAGCAG GTTTATCGAGTTTCAAAGTCTATCAGCCATCATGCACGTTTTCGGTCAACGATGGTTAGTGGAGGCACCCGTCTAAGACCCCAGGAAGATTCTTTGAACATGCCTGTTGACATGGTTGTTGGTACTCCTGGAAGGATTCTTGATCATATCAAGGATGGTAACATGGTTTATGGTGATATTAAGTATCTG GTTCTGGATGAGGCGGATACAATGTTTGATCAAGGCTTTGGACCAGACATACGGAAGTTCCTCGCTCCGTTGAAGAATCGTGCGGCAAAGCCTGGTGATCAAGGTTTCCAAACAGTATTAGTCACTGCCACTATGACAAAG GCTGTGCAAAAGTTGATTGATGAGGAATTTGAAGGTATTGTCCATTTGCGGACATCATCATTTCAAAAGAGAGTTTCAACAGCACGGCATGACTTTATCAAACTTTCTGGAGCAGAAAACAAACTTGAGGCTCTTCTGCAG GTTCTTGAGCCAAGCTTGGCAAAGGGAAACAAAGTTATGGTGTTCTGTAATACTTTAAATTCAAGTCGTGCAGTGGACCATTTTCTAACTGAAAATCAGATATCCACTGTTAACTATCATGGAGAGGTGCCAGCTGAAGAGAg AGTTGAGAACCTGAACAAGTTCCGTAATGAAGAGGGGGACTGCCCAACATTAGTATGCACTGATCTGGCAGCTAGAGGCCTGGACCTGGATGTTGACCATGTCATCATGTTTGACTTCCCATCGAATTCG ATTGACTACCTTCACAGAACCGGGAGAACTGCACGCATGGGAGCCAAAG GGAAAGTTACAAGCATTGTGGCTAAGAAGGACGTAGCTTTAGCTACACGGATCGaagaggccatgaagaaaaatGAGAGCTTGGAAGCTCTCACGACCAACAATGTCAGAAGGGCAACCAGCCCGCAGAGTGTGAGCACCAAAGGGAGGCCCTCAAGGTTAGTTAAGACTTCAAATGCTCTTAAAGTTGTCAATCAGAAGGGTAGAAGGGGAATAGCACTATCTAGCAAGTCATCCCAGACTCCCAAGGATACAACTTCAACCCGTAGGCGCTCACCACCGAAGAGCCAGGCGAAGACAACAAAATCGGCAGCCCCTCGAAAAGCCAAGCCACTGAAACCTTCTCAGAGCAGCACAAAGGTCTCGAAGAGCAAAGCAAAACCCGAGAGGCGAAAATCAAAGAGTGATGCTCTGAACAAGCTCGGAACTAAGCTCAGTGTGGTTGGATTTAGAGGGCGCAGCTCAGGCAAATCAGCACAATCCTCATGA